Proteins from a genomic interval of Geitlerinema sp. PCC 9228:
- a CDS encoding alanine/glycine:cation symporter family protein yields MRKNFIYIFLFLGLPIVFLASNPSITEYFIRGIDAIFSQLVSLFFHAIFFSIGDVPLVVLWLIGGAIFFTLRTNFVSIRAFRHAIDIVRGKYDSPEEEGEVSHFQALATALSATVGLGNIAGVAIAITLGGPGAVFWMTAAGLLGMSSKFVECTLAQKYRTIKPDGTVAGGPMYYLDRGLAELGKAQLGKVLAAAFSLFAIAAALGSASMFQANQSYSAIASVMPQLPGWLYGAVVALLVALVILGGIQRIGRVAGTLVPAMCGIYVLAALWVLLLNFQEIPQAATTIVTDAFSLDAAGGGFVGALVQGLRRSAFSNEAGVGSAAIAHSAAKTKEPIREGLVALLEPFIDTVIICNLTALVILTTGVHESTDSSAIGGAQLTAAAFGAAIDWFPNVLAVAVLVFAFSTMISWGYYGERSWSYLFGDRSLVVYRVLFVFGVFVGAVVNASSVLKLSDGMLYAMSFPNLIGAYFLSNSVVRDLDSYMLRLQAKKLAIRKADLLT; encoded by the coding sequence TTTTTCCACGCCATCTTTTTTAGCATTGGTGATGTTCCCCTGGTGGTTTTGTGGTTAATTGGCGGTGCCATCTTTTTCACCTTACGGACCAACTTTGTCAGCATACGCGCCTTTCGCCATGCCATCGACATCGTACGGGGAAAATACGACAGCCCCGAAGAAGAAGGGGAAGTATCCCACTTCCAGGCACTCGCTACAGCCCTTTCTGCCACCGTCGGATTGGGCAACATTGCTGGGGTGGCGATCGCGATTACTCTCGGTGGTCCGGGAGCAGTTTTCTGGATGACCGCGGCGGGTTTGCTGGGTATGAGCAGCAAATTCGTTGAATGCACCCTAGCGCAAAAATACCGCACCATCAAACCCGACGGCACGGTAGCTGGTGGTCCCATGTACTACCTCGATCGCGGTTTGGCGGAACTGGGCAAAGCTCAATTAGGCAAAGTCCTCGCTGCCGCCTTTTCCCTATTTGCGATCGCTGCGGCCTTGGGCAGTGCCAGCATGTTTCAAGCCAACCAATCCTACAGCGCCATTGCCAGCGTTATGCCCCAGCTACCGGGATGGCTGTACGGTGCCGTGGTTGCCCTATTGGTCGCCCTGGTAATTTTAGGGGGGATCCAACGCATCGGTCGGGTAGCCGGTACCCTGGTGCCTGCCATGTGTGGAATTTATGTATTGGCTGCTTTGTGGGTATTGCTGCTTAACTTCCAAGAAATTCCTCAAGCCGCCACCACCATCGTCACCGATGCCTTTTCCCTGGATGCTGCCGGCGGTGGCTTTGTGGGTGCTTTGGTGCAGGGATTGCGCCGTTCTGCTTTCTCCAACGAAGCTGGCGTGGGGTCGGCCGCGATCGCCCATTCTGCCGCCAAAACCAAAGAACCCATCCGCGAAGGTTTGGTTGCCCTGCTGGAACCGTTTATCGACACGGTAATTATTTGCAACCTAACTGCCTTGGTAATTTTGACCACGGGGGTTCATGAAAGTACCGATTCTTCTGCTATTGGCGGCGCGCAATTGACAGCAGCTGCATTTGGCGCTGCTATTGATTGGTTCCCCAATGTTTTGGCGGTTGCCGTGTTGGTGTTTGCTTTCTCCACCATGATTTCCTGGGGATACTACGGAGAACGTAGTTGGAGTTATTTATTCGGCGATCGCAGTTTGGTGGTTTACCGGGTGTTATTTGTTTTTGGTGTTTTTGTAGGTGCGGTGGTCAACGCCAGTTCGGTCTTGAAACTGAGCGACGGCATGCTGTATGCCATGTCGTTTCCCAACTTAATCGGTGCCTATTTTCTCAGCAACAGCGTTGTGCGAGACTTGGATAGTTACATGCTACGCTTGCAAGCTAAGAAACTGGCCATTCGCAAAGCCGATCTTTTAACCTGA
- a CDS encoding heavy-metal-associated domain-containing protein → MSITYKVSDMACSACAENITKAIQSIDAGARVNADPESKLVQVETQQPDAQVQEAIAKAGYTPTPA, encoded by the coding sequence ATGAGTATTACCTATAAAGTTTCCGATATGGCTTGTTCTGCCTGTGCCGAAAACATTACCAAAGCCATTCAAAGCATCGATGCTGGGGCTAGAGTTAATGCCGACCCGGAAAGCAAATTGGTGCAAGTAGAAACCCAACAGCCAGACGCTCAAGTGCAAGAAGCAATCGCCAAAGCCGGCTATACACCAACACCAGCTTAG
- a CDS encoding mechanosensitive ion channel family protein produces the protein MEALLVEIQASFLKLLGTLIQYLPSILMATIVVILTRHVAQFAGKVVQKTAKHTVRNNSLQVFALQVTHISVWGMGLLLASVFLFPDLRLGDLVGLLGLGSVAFGFAFQDIFKNFLAGIFLLLQEPFRIGDRIAVADYEGAVVEVALRSTQIQTYAGEIVVMPNSILLTNPVRVLTALPNRRIDLAIGVDTSLPFESTKEILLNAIAEVEGILTDPEPEIDVTSFSSGFVDLTIRYWTFPEIAQVRRTQTEAILALKQACDRAQLTIESPIRTISQSERPGADRFVASNNTVEIG, from the coding sequence ATGGAAGCGTTGCTCGTGGAAATTCAAGCTAGCTTTTTAAAATTGCTGGGAACCCTCATTCAATATTTGCCAAGTATTCTCATGGCGACGATTGTGGTTATTTTAACTCGCCATGTTGCCCAATTTGCCGGTAAGGTTGTGCAAAAAACCGCCAAACATACCGTTCGCAACAATTCCTTACAAGTGTTTGCCTTACAAGTCACCCATATTTCGGTTTGGGGAATGGGGTTGCTGCTGGCAAGCGTTTTTCTGTTCCCCGATTTGCGTTTGGGAGATTTGGTGGGTTTGCTGGGGCTGGGGTCGGTAGCTTTTGGTTTTGCTTTTCAAGATATTTTTAAAAACTTTCTGGCAGGCATTTTCCTCTTATTGCAAGAACCGTTTCGCATTGGCGATCGGATTGCGGTGGCTGACTACGAAGGGGCAGTGGTGGAAGTGGCATTGCGTTCGACGCAAATTCAAACCTACGCCGGTGAAATTGTGGTCATGCCCAATTCTATCTTGCTCACCAATCCCGTGCGCGTTCTAACAGCTTTGCCTAACCGCCGCATTGATTTAGCTATTGGGGTGGATACCAGCTTACCTTTTGAAAGCACCAAAGAAATCCTGTTAAACGCGATCGCTGAAGTCGAAGGCATTTTAACTGACCCCGAACCAGAAATTGATGTCACCAGTTTTAGCAGTGGTTTTGTAGATTTGACCATCCGCTACTGGACCTTCCCCGAAATTGCCCAGGTACGGCGTACTCAAACAGAAGCCATTCTTGCCCTCAAACAAGCCTGCGATCGCGCCCAATTAACCATTGAATCCCCCATTCGCACGATCTCCCAAAGCGAACGGCCGGGTGCCGATCGTTTTGTTGCTTCTAACAATACCGTAGAAATTGGTTAA
- a CDS encoding HpsJ family protein yields the protein MSVIDSRQFAPIASRALKLTGILLILSAIVDFLVLPIPYQFLDRGWRINVVTQTVERGIIPMIGIALLLLGFWVADVYMGKPKPVKKYQDLRTWALILSSLLGLVYLLYVPMFLNDVRIQNKRTIQQIEQQSQQAEEQLGSEEFSQRLEQQQSQVRQQIQNLLQSEENFQQALENVPQEQAQRLQEFKENPNALDQFLQQQADNFRNRNLTQIREREQELKQENNTEALKNSIRIGFSSLLLAIAYIMVGWLGLKSVKSAPGASARTADSK from the coding sequence ATGAGCGTAATAGACAGCCGCCAATTTGCTCCCATCGCTTCCCGTGCCCTCAAGCTGACTGGGATTTTGTTAATTTTATCGGCCATTGTCGATTTTTTGGTCCTGCCCATTCCCTATCAATTTCTCGACCGGGGATGGCGCATTAATGTTGTCACCCAGACAGTCGAAAGGGGTATTATTCCCATGATTGGCATTGCCTTGTTGCTACTAGGTTTTTGGGTGGCGGATGTTTATATGGGCAAGCCCAAACCCGTCAAAAAATATCAGGATTTGCGGACTTGGGCGCTTATCCTGTCAAGTTTATTAGGGTTAGTATATTTACTGTACGTACCCATGTTTCTCAACGACGTACGCATCCAGAACAAGCGTACGATTCAACAAATCGAACAGCAATCCCAGCAAGCGGAAGAACAATTGGGGAGCGAGGAATTCTCCCAACGCTTGGAACAGCAACAAAGTCAGGTCAGACAGCAGATTCAAAACCTCTTGCAAAGCGAAGAAAACTTCCAGCAAGCCCTGGAAAATGTTCCCCAAGAGCAAGCACAAAGATTGCAAGAGTTTAAAGAAAATCCCAATGCTCTAGACCAATTTTTGCAACAGCAAGCCGATAATTTCCGCAATCGCAATTTAACGCAAATCCGCGAACGGGAGCAGGAACTAAAACAAGAAAATAATACGGAGGCGTTAAAAAATTCTATTCGGATTGGATTTAGCTCTCTCTTGCTTGCGATCGCGTATATTATGGTCGGTTGGTTGGGGTTAAAGAGCGTCAAAAGTGCCCCCGGTGCATCTGCACGTACAGCTGATTCTAAATAA
- a CDS encoding glycosyltransferase family 2 protein yields MFSIYILTYNEEIDIADCIESAMLSDDVIVVDSFSSDRTVEIAQQYPVRLVQHAFESHGKQRTWMLQAVPAKHEWVYILEADERMTPELFRECQQAIQTNECVGYYVAERVMFMNRWIRHATQYPRYQLRLLRPDQVFFTDYGHTEREVCQGPTSFLQNTYPHYTCSKGMSRWIEKHNRYSTDEAKETIRQLESGKVSWRQIFLGKTEVERRRALKDLSLRTPLRPLVRFFYMYFLLGGILDGYPGFTWCVLQAFYEFLIVVKVWELRHASPKSDRVAQPETPTQV; encoded by the coding sequence ATGTTTTCCATTTACATTCTTACTTACAACGAAGAAATTGATATCGCCGATTGCATCGAATCGGCCATGCTCAGCGACGATGTAATTGTGGTAGATTCCTTTAGCAGCGATCGCACCGTCGAGATAGCCCAGCAATATCCCGTACGCCTGGTACAGCATGCCTTTGAAAGCCACGGCAAACAGCGGACCTGGATGCTGCAAGCAGTACCAGCCAAGCATGAGTGGGTTTACATTCTCGAAGCCGACGAACGCATGACGCCAGAACTGTTTCGGGAATGCCAGCAAGCCATTCAAACCAACGAATGCGTGGGATACTACGTCGCCGAACGGGTAATGTTCATGAACCGCTGGATTCGCCATGCCACCCAGTATCCCCGCTACCAACTGCGGTTGCTGCGTCCGGATCAAGTTTTCTTTACCGACTACGGACACACGGAACGGGAAGTTTGTCAAGGACCCACGAGCTTCTTGCAAAATACCTATCCGCACTATACCTGTAGCAAAGGCATGAGTCGCTGGATTGAAAAACACAACCGTTACTCCACCGACGAAGCCAAAGAAACCATCAGACAACTCGAAAGTGGTAAAGTCAGCTGGCGGCAAATTTTCTTGGGAAAAACCGAAGTAGAACGGCGGCGTGCCTTGAAAGACCTTTCCCTGCGTACGCCTTTGCGACCGTTGGTGCGCTTTTTCTACATGTATTTTCTACTCGGAGGCATTCTCGATGGCTATCCCGGATTTACTTGGTGCGTTTTGCAGGCATTTTATGAGTTTTTAATCGTAGTGAAAGTTTGGGAACTCAGACACGCCTCCCCCAAAAGCGATCGAGTAGCACAACCAGAAACCCCTACCCAAGTATAG